In Necator americanus strain Aroian chromosome IV, whole genome shotgun sequence, the following proteins share a genomic window:
- a CDS encoding hypothetical protein (NECATOR_CHRIV.G15686.T1) codes for MEVTEVEVHRRPQHVDDDGDGESPPIGIGSGQTSHNRESRVVNPLAPNAASANPPTRNDDDIGAGHANPVSVEDEETTEPPPRSSPATRQRCEIEIEPDAVQLI; via the exons ATGGAGGTTACTGAGGTTGAAGTGCACCGTCGTCCTCAGCACGTTGATGACGACGGCGATGGGGAATCACCGCCAATTGGAATCGGTAGCGGACAAACCAGCCATAATAGAG AATCCCGTGTTGTAAATCCACTGGCCCCAAATGCAGCATCAGCAAATCCACCTACAAGAAATGATGATGATATCG GTGCAGGTCATGCGAATCCAGTATCCGTAGAAGACGAAGAGACAACAGAGCCGCCGCCGCGTTCGAGTCCTGCAACGCGGCAACGCTGTGAAATTGAAATCGAGCCTG ATGCGGTACAGTTGATATGA
- a CDS encoding hypothetical protein (NECATOR_CHRIV.G15686.T2), with product MEVTEVEVHRRPQHVDDDGDGESPPIGIGSGQTSHNRESRVVNPLAPNAASANPPTRNDDDIGAGHANPVSVEDEETTEPPPRSSPATRQRCEIEIEPGTFFVVFEKQRLVYSGYLPMRLFFSA from the exons ATGGAGGTTACTGAGGTTGAAGTGCACCGTCGTCCTCAGCACGTTGATGACGACGGCGATGGGGAATCACCGCCAATTGGAATCGGTAGCGGACAAACCAGCCATAATAGAG AATCCCGTGTTGTAAATCCACTGGCCCCAAATGCAGCATCAGCAAATCCACCTACAAGAAATGATGATGATATCG GTGCAGGTCATGCGAATCCAGTATCCGTAGAAGACGAAGAGACAACAGAGCCGCCGCCGCGTTCGAGTCCTGCAACGCGGCAACGCTGTGAAATTGAAATCGAGCCTGGTACGTTCTTTGTGGTTTTTGAGAAGCAACGACTTGTTTACTCTGGTTATTTACCAATGCGATTGTTTTTCAGCGCATGA